The following coding sequences lie in one Glycine soja cultivar W05 chromosome 16, ASM419377v2, whole genome shotgun sequence genomic window:
- the LOC114389629 gene encoding subtilisin-like protease SBT1.3 has product MAKTLKGNMACSLTSYILFFAMLFSANAQFSKKTYLIQMDKSTMPKAFPNHLEWYSSKVKSALSTSPEADMDNEERIIYTYQNAFHGVAAKLTEGEAKKLEAEEGVVAIFPDTKYELHTTRSPIFLGLEPAKSTNMWSEKLAGHDVIVGVVDTGIWPESESFKDVGMRPVPAHWKGACEIGTGFTKSHCNKKVVGARVFYHGYEAAIGRINEQKEYKSPRDQDGHGTHTAATVGGSPVHGANLLGYANGTARGMAPGARIAAYKVCWVGGCFSSDIVSAIDKAVADGVNVLSISLGGGVSSYYRDSLSVAAFGAMERGVFVSCSAGNAGPDPASLTNVSPWITTVGASTMDRDFPADVRLGNGKKVTGVSLYKGKNVLSIEKQYPLVYMGSNSSRVDPRSMCLEGTLDPKVVSGKIVICDRGLSPRVQKGNVVRSAGGVGMILTNTEANGEELVADSHLLPAVAIGEKEGKELKSYVLSSKSSTATLAFKGTRLGIKPSPIVAAFSSRGPNFLTLDILKPDLVAPGVNILAAWSEAIGPSGLKIDNRKVKFNIVSGTSMSCPHVSGIAALVKSRHPEWSPAAIKSALMTTAYVLDNTKKTLRDASTAKPSSPYDHGAGHIDPIRALDPGLVYDIVPQDYFEFLCTQNLTPTQLKVFAKYSNRSCRHSLASPGDLNYPAISSVFTQKTPTSFPSPVIVHRTVTNVGPPDSKYHVVVSPFKGASIKVEPETLNFTGKHQKLSYKITFKPKVRQTSPEFGSMEWKDGLHTVRSPIVITWLPPPM; this is encoded by the coding sequence ATGGCCAAGACCCTAAAGGGAAACATGGCTTGCTCTCTAACGAGctatattctattttttgcaATGTTGTTCTCAGCAAATGCTCAATTTTCTAAGAAGACTTACCTCATTCAAATGGATAAGTCAACAATGCCAAAAGCCTTCCCCAACCACCTTGAATGGTATTCATCAAAGGTGAAATCAGCACTGTCCACATCTCCAGAAGCTGATATGGACAATGAAGAGAGAATAATCTACACTTATCAGAATGCTTTTCATGGAGTTGCAGCCAAGTTAACTGAAGGAGAAGCTAAGAAGCTAGAGGCTGAAGAAGGTGTTGTGGCCATATTCCCTGATACAAAGTATGAGCTACACACCACAAGAAGTCCAATATTCCTTGGTCTTGAACCAGCAAAAAGCACTAACATGTGGTCAGAGAAGCTAGCTGGCCATGATGTTATAGTGGGAGTGGTAGACACTGGGATTTGGCCAGAGAGTGAAAGCTTCAAAGATGTAGGCATGAGACCAGTACCTGCTCATTGGAAAGGTGCATGTGAGATTGGAACAGGCTTCACAAAAAGTCACTGCAATAAAAAGGTTGTGGGGGCAAGAGTGTTCTACCATGGATATGAAGCAGCAATTGGTAGAATTAATGAGCAAAAAGAGTATAAGTCACCAAGAGATCAAGATGGGCATGGCACTCACACAGCAGCTACAGTTGGAGGCTCTCCTGTGCATGGAGCTAACCTTCTAGGTTATGCTAATGGCACAGCCCGAGGAATGGCTCCAGGTGCAAGGATTGCAGCCTACAAAGTGTGTTGGGTTGGTGGTTGCTTCAGCTCAGATATTGTGTCAGCTATTGATAAAGCTGTGGCTGATGGAGTGAATGTTCTTTCCATCTCTTTGGGTGGTGGAGTCTCCTCTTATTACAGAGATAGTTTATCAGTGGCAGCATTTGGAGCAATGGAGAGGGGTGTTTTTGTTTCATGTTCTGCTGGAAATGCAGGACCTGACCCTGCCAGCCTCACCAATGTGTCACCATGGATCACCACAGTTGGAGCCAGCACAATGGATAGGGATTTTCCAGCGGATGTTAGGCTTGGGAATGGCAAAAAAGTGACTGGAGTTTCACTCTATAAAGGGAAAAATGTGCTATCAATTGAGAAACAATACCCTTTGGTGTACATGGGGAGCAATTCTAGCAGGGTTGATCCAAGATCTATGTGCTTGGAAGGGACCTTGGATCCTAAAGTGGTGTCAGGAAAGATAGTAATTTGTGATAGAGGCCTTAGTCCTAGAGTGCAGAAGGGTAATGTGGTGAGAAGTGCAGGAGGGGTGGGAATGATTCTCACAAACACGGAAGCCAATGGAGAAGAACTGGTTGCAGATTCTCACCTCCTTCCAGCAGTTGCAATAggagagaaagaaggaaaagagcTCAAAAGTTATGTCCTATCAAGTAAAAGTTCTACTGCAACTCTAGCTTTTAAAGGTACAAGGTTGGGAATCAAACCATCTCCTATAGTGGCAGCATTTTCATCAAGAGGGCCTAATTTTCTCACCCTTGACATTCTGAAGCCTGATTTAGTGGCTCCTGGGGTGAACATTCTTGCTGCTTGGAGTGAGGCCATTGGTCCATCGGGCTTGAAAATAGACAACAGAAAAGTGAAGTTCAATATAGTCTCTGGCACCTCAATGTCATGCCCTCATGTGAGTGGCATAGCAGCTTTGGTCAAGTCTAGGCACCCTGAGTGGAGTCCTGCTGCTATAAAATCTGCTTTGATGACAACAGCTTATGTTCTTGACAACACCAAGAAAACTCTCAGAGATGCCTCAACTGCTAAACCATCAAGTCCTTATGATCATGGTGCTGGACACATTGACCCTATTAGAGCTCTTGACCCTGGTTTGGTCTATGACATTGTGCCACAGGACTACTTTGAATTTCTATGCACTCAGAATCTGACTCCAACACAACTAAAAGTTTTTGCCAAATATTCAAACAGATCTTGTAGACACTCTCTAGCAAGTCCAGGGGACTTGAACTACCCAGCCATATCATCAGTGTTTACCCAGAAAACACCCACTTCATTCCCCAGTCCTGTGATTGTTCACAGAACTGTCACCAATGTTGGCCCTCCTGATTCCAAATACCATGTTGTGGTCTCACCATTCAAAGGTGCTTCTATCAAAGTTGAGCCAGAAACCTTGAATTTTACCGGAAAACACCAGAAGCTGTCTTACAAGATTACCTTCAAGCCAAAGGTTCGGCAAACCTCTCCCGAATTCGGAAGTATGGAATGGAAGGATGGTTTGCACACTGTGAGAAGCCCCATTGTGATAACATGGCTGCCACCACCAATGTGA
- the LOC114390949 gene encoding glycosyltransferase family 64 protein C4-like yields MSNLVQIRVAADASDGFDSPAKQKAANRSSYSNRPFLSLRRAKQFLGAAKFKLFLVLFALSIVVFVSSRLSSWMGWNPHHSSSVSSTSRGGYTVLINTWRHKSLLKQTVAHYASCQSADAIHVVWSESEQPSERLKTYLNKIVVLKSQKAHKPNFRFDINADGEPNSRFKPIKDLKTDAIFSVDDDVVVPCSTLDFAFSVWQSAPFTMVGFVPRIHWLDKEQNNAAYYRYGGWWSVWWMGTYSMVLSKAAFFHRKYLDLYTHEMSPSIQDYVSRERTCEDIAMSLFVANATSGPPIWVKGKIYEIGASAISSLRGHSHRRSKCLNDLISLYGTLPLVSTNVKAVSARNEWLW; encoded by the exons ATGTCCAACCTCGTTCAGATTCGCGTCGCCGCCGACGCTAGCGATGGCTTCGACTCTCCGGCGAAGCAGAAAGCAGCCAACCGCAGCTCCTACAGCAATCGCCCCTTTCTCTCCCTCCGCCGCGCCAAACAGTTCCTCGGCGCCGCCAAGTTCAAGCTCTTCTTAGTTCTTTTTGCTCTCTCCATCGTCGTTTTTGTCTCCTCCAGACTCAGTTCGTGGATGGGATGGAACCCTCACCACTCCTCTTCGGTTTCCTCCACTTCAag GGGTGGCTATACTGTGCTTATAAACACTTGGAGGCATAAATCTCTTCTGAAACAAACTGTTGCTCATTATGCATCCTGTCAAAGTGCTGATGCAATACATGTGGTGTGGAGTGAAAGTGAACAACCATCCGAGAGGCTGAAAACATATCTGAATAAGATTGTGGTTTTGAAGTCTCAGAAAgctcataaaccaaactttagATTTGACATCAATGCAGATGGTGAGCCAAACAGCAGGTTTAAGCCAATAAAGGACCTCAAGACAGATGCAATTTTCTCAGTTGATGATGATGTGGTTGTTCCATGCTCTACTCTAGATTTTGCTTTCTCTGTCTGGCAAAGTGCACCATTTACGATGGTGGGATTTGTTCCTCGAATTCACTGGCTGGATAAGGAG CAAAACAATGCTGCATATTACAGGTATGGAGGATGGTGGTCTGTTTGGTGGATGGGCACTTATAGCATGGTTCTCTCAAAGGCTGCATTCTTTCACAGGAAATACTTGGATTTATATACTCACGAGATGTCTCCATCAATTCAGGACTATGTTTCCAGGGAGAG AACTTGTGAAGACATTGCAATGTCCCTTTTTGTTGCTAATGCCACAAGTGGTCCTCCAATATGGGTGAAAG GCAAAATCTATGAGATTGGCGCATCAGCTATTAGCAGTCTGAGAGGGCATAGCC